One stretch of Comamonas testosteroni DNA includes these proteins:
- the gshA gene encoding glutamate--cysteine ligase — translation MKTSQAAVNMPTAERLLGIRRGIEKEGLRALATGSLALTPHPAELGSALTHPHITTDYSESQLELITGARLGVEECLDELTEVHQFVLRNLSESGELMWNSSMPCRLPTDETIPLGRYGSSHSGRSKSVYRMGLGHRYGRRMQTISGIHYNWSLPGVSSDQYFALIRNFRRNAFVLLYLYGASPALCPCFVEGREHRLQPLGDGRHALYLPYATSLRMGRLGYQSDAQSSINVSYNGLDGYADSLHEALTRPYPAYEQLGVRNPGGDYNQLGTGLLQIENEFYGTIRPKRTVKSGERPLHALRERGVEYVEVRLMDIDPYETVGIAPATMRMIDVFLLHCLYSDSPDDTPQEIADLKHNQHLAAEQGREPGLKLVRNGQQVLLTDWAQDVLEQCRPYAQALDAAHGTSDYSAALDQALARVQDAQSTPSAHVLQELTGAYDNRFIDFMTMQSAKARDALLAMPWTAEQQTRYEQMSQESVTAQQAIEAADTMTFEEWRQRYMDPASLL, via the coding sequence CCGAAAGGCTGCTGGGCATTCGTCGCGGCATCGAGAAAGAGGGGCTGCGGGCACTGGCCACGGGCTCGCTGGCCCTGACGCCGCACCCTGCGGAACTGGGCTCGGCTCTCACGCACCCGCACATCACCACCGATTACAGCGAGTCCCAGCTGGAACTCATCACCGGCGCACGCCTGGGTGTCGAGGAATGTCTGGACGAGCTGACCGAAGTCCATCAGTTCGTGCTGCGCAACCTCAGCGAAAGCGGCGAGTTGATGTGGAACTCCAGCATGCCCTGCCGCCTGCCTACGGACGAGACGATTCCGCTGGGCCGCTATGGCAGCTCGCACTCGGGCCGTTCCAAGAGTGTGTACCGCATGGGTCTGGGCCACCGCTATGGCCGCCGCATGCAGACCATCTCGGGGATTCATTACAACTGGTCGCTGCCTGGGGTGAGCAGCGACCAGTACTTTGCGCTGATCCGTAACTTCCGCCGCAACGCCTTTGTGCTGCTGTATCTGTATGGCGCTTCTCCCGCGCTGTGTCCCTGCTTTGTGGAAGGGCGTGAGCATCGCCTGCAACCGCTGGGCGATGGCAGGCATGCGCTGTATCTGCCCTATGCCACATCGCTGCGCATGGGACGCCTGGGCTATCAGAGCGACGCGCAGTCCAGCATCAATGTCAGCTACAACGGACTCGACGGCTATGCGGACTCGCTGCATGAGGCGCTGACCCGTCCTTACCCGGCCTACGAGCAACTGGGCGTGAGGAACCCCGGTGGCGACTACAACCAGCTGGGCACGGGCCTGCTTCAGATCGAGAACGAGTTCTACGGCACCATCCGCCCCAAACGTACTGTCAAGAGCGGCGAGCGCCCGCTTCACGCGCTGCGCGAGCGCGGTGTGGAATATGTGGAAGTGCGGCTCATGGACATCGATCCCTATGAAACCGTGGGCATTGCCCCGGCCACCATGCGCATGATCGACGTCTTTCTGCTGCACTGCCTGTACAGCGACAGCCCCGACGACACGCCCCAGGAAATTGCCGACCTCAAGCACAACCAGCATCTGGCCGCGGAGCAGGGCCGCGAGCCGGGCCTGAAGCTGGTGCGCAACGGCCAGCAGGTGCTGCTGACCGACTGGGCACAGGATGTGCTCGAGCAATGCCGTCCCTATGCCCAGGCGCTGGATGCTGCGCACGGCACAAGCGACTACAGCGCTGCGCTGGATCAGGCCCTGGCTCGCGTGCAGGATGCGCAGTCCACGCCCTCGGCCCATGTGCTGCAGGAGCTTACCGGCGCCTATGACAACCGTTTCATAGACTTCATGACCATGCAGTCCGCCAAGGCGCGCGATGCCTTGCTGGCCATGCCCTGGACGGCCGAGCAGCAGACACGCTACGAGCAGATGAGCCAGGAGTCGGTGACCGCGCAGCAAGCCATCGAGGCTGCCGACACCATGACGTTCGAAGAGTGGCGCCAGCGCTATATGGATCCAGCCAGCCTGCTGTAA